aggttttatatggagttcattttctggaatgaactctgtttttttaggtgatttctgaaaaaataagtagaaattaacaggagttcattttgaagaatgaactgctacaaaaaaaaaattaacacgtaaggatatttttttctatttaaatgtttttaaataattatggaccaaacagtaaagacgTTTGATCAAAGAACTAAACAAACATGGATCCACCTAAAAAAGTACCAAATGATATTATTCTTGTAAAAAAACTACATGTAAACGTGACTTCTTTGACAAATGAAGTATGATCTTGAAAAGCCTATGTGGGAACCAATTTCCTGAATCCGCGTTACTAATGCATCTCGGGTTCTCCTCTTTTAtggaaaaagaacaaaaaaaacagactgaaaaaaaatgaaagtaaagAGACGCGGAGAAGTATTACCATATCAATACCAGTATACGATATAGGTTGACTAGTAAAAGTGATTAGTAGTCGTCCCATTTCGCCCCAAAAGAGCTACAAAATTACAAAAACAAGAATGAGACAATACTTTTTCTCACGCAGGGCCCAATCAAAGTACCTAGACTAATCAACCCTGACGGCATTTTTGGTTCAAAGTTTTGGTGCACCAAAAAGAAAGACATTTTCCAAAATTCCccattttattgatttttttatttgaagATTGGGTCACATGATCATCCTCCTCATTCATTTTGCAACCAAGTACAGGAGAAACTTCTCATCTTCATGAGAGTCTCAACTGACTTCTTTCCccgtctcttcttcttcttcttcttcttctcttctctgaaACTCCGCTTTCCGGCAGCTGGAATCAACTTTCTCAATCAACGAAATTCCAAATTCCGTTAAACTCTAACAACAATCTTCCACTTCTAGTTTATAATTAACAAATTCcaattccaacaaaacaaattttgttgtttcttgttgTATTTTAATGTCGAATCACGGATCACCATATCCTCCATATGGAGGAGGAGATCCATATagatatccaccaccaccaccacaatcaCAACCACCAAATTCAGATCCATATGCACCTGTTTATCCTCCAAGACCTGGTTACCCCCCATATCAACCTCAACCATACCCATATCAGCAACCACCTTCAGCATACCCACCACCATCTTCAGCTTACCCACATCCACCACCACCTTCTGATTATCAGTATCCACCATACTCTTCACCTCCTCCTCATTATTATGCTCCAAACCTTAATCCCCAAATTCATAACCCTTACCCATACCCATATTCGTATCCAAATCCTAATAcagtaccaccaccaccaacacagcCTCACCTTTCTCATCAGCCTGGTTTAAGTCATCAGCCAAGTTTATCACACCATGGTAGTTTTCATTATGTTAATCAACATTATGACAATCCGTCGGGGCCGGCCCGTCTCGATAGTTTCCATGGATATGAACGACAAGAGAGTTCGGCACCTCCATTGCCGGATAAAGATTCTTCTTCGTCGTATTATCCGCATTTGGATGATGCTTTAAGTAATATGCATTTATCTGAGCAGCATCAGCAACCACAATCTTCTGGTCCTCCTCAAGTATCATCACCACCAGGATTGAGTTCTAAACCGTCGCTTCAAAGCCATAGTAGTGCGAGGTACGATCATCGAACCGATATGTATGGTTATTCGGATAATTCATTTTCAAGTAGTCATCAGCATCGGCCTACTGGATCACCTCATCATGTTTATTCAAATTCTTCGTCGTTTAATGGTAGTTCACATTATAATCAGAATCTACCAATCGTACCAGCTAATGGGTTACAAATTGTACCTGTTCCATCTAAGGGCGGGTCTTTGAAGGTTATGCTAATGCATGGGAACTTTGATATATGGGTGTATGAAGCGAGAAATCTACCAAATATGGACATGTTTCATAAGAAGATAACTGATATGTTTGGTGGTtttcctggaaaagcagcgaaaTTGGAAGGGCACCTTACTCAGAATAAGATAACAAGTGATCCTTATGTGACTATTTCAGTTTGCAAATCTGTAATTGGCAGGACTTACGTGATGAGTAATAATGAGAACCCAAATTGGTTGCAACATTTTAATGTGCCTGTTGCACATCATGCTGCGGAAGTTCAATTTGCTGTTAAAGATAACGATGTTGTTGGTTCTCAGCTTATAGGAACTGTTTCGATTCCTACAGAACAGCTTTACTATGGAGCTAAAGTTGAGGGAAGTTACCCGATTCTCGGTTCTAATGGGAAACCTTGCAAACCTGGAGCTCAATTGAGGCTTTCGATTCAGTACATCCCAATTGACAGATTGACTGTTTTTAGTAGTGGAGTTGGGGCGGGTCCTGATTACACTGGGGTTCCTGGTACCTATTTTCCTCTAAGAAAAGGTGGGAAAGTTACATTGTATCAAGATGCTCATGTTCCCGATGGTTCTCTGCCGTCTCTGAAGCTTGATCATGAGATGCATTATGATCATGGGAAATGTTGGAGTGATATTATGACTTCGATAAGTCAGGCACGCCGTTTAATTTACATCACTGGGTGGTCTGTGTACCATAAAGTTGTCTTGGTTCGAGATGCTGCATATAAAGCTGACTACACGCTGGGAGATCTTCTCAAAGACAAGTCACAAGAAGGAGTTCGCGTGCTACTTCTTGTATGGGATGATCCTACTTCGAGGAACATCTTGGGTTATAACACGGTAGAGTTACCTGCCTCATTTATTTTATTACATCTATGAACATTAATGCACTAGATTTAACTATCTAGGATCAAGTAGTCAAAAGTCTAGAGTTGCCACCAGATAAAGTAGACGAAGAAACGTAGATAACTTATATAGAGTGTCCTTGATTGTGATCATTTTCTCATGGTTTCTTTTCTGTATTAGTTTCTTGTCTTACATGGTTGTATGTGTTGCCATATTTAGGTTGGATTATCCTGAAACTCAAAATGTTTGTACGTGTTTCATGTTTGCTGCGCTCTCTTTTCTGGAGAAGTTGTTGGTCGTCTAGAATTATGGAGTTCTCAATATGTTACTTCTCATATGCAGGATGGACTAATGGCAACCCATGATGAGGAGACTCGCCGTTTTTTCAAGCACTCGTCTGTGCAAGTTCTGCTTTGTCCTAGATCTGCTGGAAAACGTCACAGCTGGGCCAAACAACGGGTAATTTATCAACTGAATGAACTTTTATGTTATGGATGTGTAATGTTTGAACTGGACATTTGGTTTTTGCTGATAAATTATTGTCAGAATATTTTCCAATTTTTGTTACTATTTGAATCTTATCATATGACTGTCAGATGTGAAATACTTATTCAACTTGTCTTTGGTTTTTGGTCATCAGGAAACTGAAACCATCTATACACATCATCAGAAGACAGTGATTGTGGATGATGATGCAGGTAATAATAGGAGAAAAATTGTAGCTTTTATTGGAGGGCTTGATTTGTGTGATGGGCGATATGATACTCCACAGCATCCTATATTTAGGACATTACAGACACTGCATAAAGACGACTATCACAACCCTACTTATACGGTGATCCTCCGATCTTTTTTTGCCTGTTGTGCTGTATTTTTTGTAGTGATTCCACCTTTGGATGAACTTCTTAAAGATAGGTTTATCGTGATAATTTTCTTATATTTTAGAATTGGTTTCTATTAACATGGGACTGGATAGAGACCTGGGTCAGTCAATCTTTAGCTCTAAAGTTGTGGTCTTATGTCTTCCATTTCCTCTGTTTAATTGCACAGGGTCCCACTACTGGTTGTCCAAGAGAACCATGGCATGATATGCACAGCAAAGTAGATGGTCCAGCAGCATATGATATTCTCAACAATTTTGAACAACGATGGACAAAGACTTCCAAACGTCACGGaataaaaaaactgaaaaaatcaTCTGATGATGCGCTACTGAGGACAGAAAGAATGCCAgattttattgggataaacgaaaTTCAATCCTTTAGTGTGGACGATCCAGAGAGTTGGCATGTTCAGGTAATGAGCTTGCTAATTGGATCTACTCTTTTTTCTATTCAAGAGGTTATGTTTCATTGTTGCTATTCCAATTTGCGTAGATTTTCCGTTCGATTGATTCAAATTCTGTGAAAGGCTTTCCGAAGGATCCAAAAGAGGCTACAAGCATGGTGAGAGAAAAACTTCTTCGATTTGCAATGTGGTGTTCGTTATCTTGCAGAGTTGTCCATGTCAACCTATTCTGCCTAAAAATTAAAAGCACACGATCTACTTCTTCATTAAGTTGATTCATTGCTAATTTTATTTAACAGAACCTTGTCTGCGGGAAGAACGTGTTGATTGATATGAGCATCCACTCTGCATATGTGAAGGCGATCAGAGCTGCCCAACATTTTATTTATATTGAGAACCAGTACTTCATCGGTTCATCATATAATTGGGCTCAACACAAAGACCTAGgtaaaggataatttttttttagcttATGGTTTTGATAAAGTGTCTATAAATTCAGTTTCCGAGTTTCTTTTCGCTGGATGCAGAATTTTTAACCCTTCCCTTATGCAGGTGCAAACAACTTAATACCAATGGAAATTGCATTGAAGATTGCCAATAAAATCAGAGCAGGTCAGAGATTTGCTGCTTATATAGTTGTTCCAATGTGGCCAGAAGGTGTTCCAACAAGTACTGCTACACAAAGAATTCTTTTTTGGCAGGTAACGATCTAATAACTGCTGCATCATATTTCAAGAAATTTGTACCTAGACGTTCGGTTGTTTAGTGAAGGATGTGGTTATTTTTCAGCATAAAACAATGCAAATGATGTACGAGATTGTGTACAAAGCTTTGGAAGAGGTCGGTCTTGAGGGTGTTGAGCATCCACAGGACTATCTGAACTTCTTCTGCCTCGGAAATCGTGAGGCTCCAGACGGAAGTGATGCATCGTTTGGTGGAAGTCCTACTGCAGCAAACACTCCTCAAGTATGTATCTCTGTATTAACCCCTCTTTATCTGAGTTTATGGTTCTCAATGATGGAATTTCGGTTAGGTCTTATTACACTGCATATAGTTTCTGATAATTCTTTTCATTAGTTCTATTGGCATGGATAGATATGCATTTATACATTTTTTTAAATCTTGTAGGCATTATCAAGAAAAAGTCGACGCTTCATGATTTACGTTCATTCGAAAGGCATGATAGTGGATGATGAATTTGTGATTTTGGGATCTGCTAACATCAATCAGCGTTCAATGGAGGGCACCAGGGATACTGAGATTGCAATGGGTGCCTACCAACCCCAGCATACTTGGGCAAATAAACAACATAGTCCACTTGGACAGGTAAGCTTTTATAACTGCATGAACCATTTCCATTTTTCATCAAGGGAGAAGAGTACCCGCTTACCAGGTTGAAGCCTACTGAAACCACAAAATTCTGGGTGTATTATTTTGATATGCAATGGGATATAAGTCGAACTAGAGAATTATGAGCAGGAAACTGACATTTACTGTTTGTACTTTCTGTCTAATAAATTATGGGCTGATGTACCTGAGGACTGGCCAAAATCAGAGCTGTTTCTCTTAGGTTTGTGTTTTGCCTAGTTGAGAACCCAAAACTAGAACAGACAAGACCCAAAACCGTACTTATTTGATATATTCTCTTCTTCAAAAAAGAAATTTGGTATATTCTCTTCTGGTGGTTGTTAGATTAGACCTTCCAAATTGTCTCCCTATACTAGAATAACTCTGCAGTATGAGAAAAAATATTCATGAAGATGGTGTTATTTGCCATTTGTAGTTTCTCAGCTAATTCTGACTGGGTGTGGTCCACATCTCTTTGCAGATTTATGGTTATAGGATGTCATTGTGGGCAGAACACATTGGAATTGTAGAGGATTGCTTTACGCAACCGGAGAGCTTAGACTGTGTGAGAAGAGTTAGATCCATGGCGGAGTATAACTGGAAGCAGTTCGCCGCAGATGATGTAACAGAAATGAGAGGTCACCTCCTCAAATACCCCGTAGAAGTTGAAAGAAGGGGCAAAGTAAAGCCTATTCCTGGGTGTGAAACTTTCCCTGACGTTGGAGGTAACATCTGTGGTACATTTTCCGGCATCCAAGAAAATCTtaccatttaaaaccaaatatgaTAATCATTCACACGGTCACTATGGAAGATCACCCAGAAGTAGAAAAAGAGAGATAATCAATGAATTGTGGTTTGGTTTGTGCTATACAAAAATATCAATCTGGAAATGGCGTCTTCAACCATGGCCGAGGTACACGAAGACCTGTTTTTGTTATTGGTGACACGGGATGTAATATGTAGAGTTGAAACTCGAAAgggtattttattttttgtaattagaAACAAGTTTCGATTGATATATGGTGGATTTATAGTGGCTAATAAAATTGGTTTGAAAGGTCAGTTTGAGCTGGCTGTAACAATGAGTTATTTCACAGATTTTGCACAGTAATTAAGTTGAAATGCATAATACAGGATTACAGGTGTATACAAAAACTCATTTACTGAGCTGATTTTTTTTAAACCACTTGTAATCAGCTTTTGGCTTGATATTTAATGTTTGATTCTATCTCAGATGAAATAAATGGTAAAAGTTACTGGACATGTTTTTCCATACCTTTATTGAAATAGCTGTAGGCATGAAGCTGGGCCATTGATGCGGAAACTGGAAAGTACTGGGAAATTCATGGTGAGGAAACGCCTCAGAGGCCCCGCTAATCTGGCTGGAGACAGACTTTGCATGTGAAATGAATTTTCAAGCGGTAACAGTCTTTCTCCTCTACATTTCAACAACTTGTTCATGATTTCTGCCATTCTAACTCATCTTATTTAGGTCTTGCTATTGACTTGATGGAGAATAACGGTTGGATAACCACCAGCTCCATTGTTAACAACAACATTCTGATTACCCCATGTAATCAACCACCGACTGCACCTTGTGGGTACTCTCCTCCTACTCATTATCAGTATCAGCCGTACACTTGTCATAATCCTTACACTAATCCTTCTCTTCCCAGCTTATAGTATCACCATTGTCAGTAGTGCCTCAAATATCTCAACACTAAATTGGTTTTCATTGTTTCATCTATCAATACTGGTTATCTGCTGGCTTCTGCATGTCTCGATAGTTTGGCTTTGAAACGAGGCAGTGGTCATTACTGAATAAAATCTTGCAGGGTTTATCGTCCTTCAGGTAATCTGGTAGTTCAAACCATAATTAGAATCCACAATATGGCACCACCTCAGTGGTTACCGTTTGCACCTAGAAGTGGGTCTTCAAATGCTTTGCTATTACATGGGAACTTAGATATTTGGGTATATGAAGCGACAAATCTCCCGAATATAGACCTCTGCCTTTCAAAGCTAACAGATGTGTTTGGAAGCCTACCTGGAAAACGAGCAAACTTAGGACGGCAAATTACCCAGAACAAGAAAACAAGTGATCCTTATGTCTCAGTTTCTGCATTAACAGGAATGTTAAGAAACTTACCTGTAAATACGGAAAAATTGGAACAGCAAATTACCCAGAGCAAGATAACAAGTGATTCTTATGTCACAATTTCTGTAAGCAATGCAGCAATTGGTAGGACTTACGTGATGATTAACAATGAGAACCCAAATTGGTTGCAACATTTTAATGTGCCTGTTGCACATTATGCTGAGGAAGTTCAATTTGCTGTTAAAGATGCCAATACTGTTGGTTCTCATCTTATAGGAACTGTTTCGATCCCGGCAGAACAGCTTTATGAAGGAGCTAAAGTTGAGGGAAGTTTCCCAATTCTTGTCATCCCTTGCTTGAGTTTTTGTGAACCCAAACCTCAGTTGAGGCTTTCAATTCAGTACACCCCACTTGACAGATTGACTGATTTCAGTAGTGGAGTCGGGGCAGGTCCTGATTACACCGGAGTTCCTTGTACATATTTTCCTCTTAGAAAAGGAGGAAATGTTATATTGTATCAAGATGCTCATGTCCCTGATGGCTCTCTGCCGTCTCTGAAGCTTGATCACGAGCTGCATTATGATCATGGGAAATGTTGGAGTGATATCGTGACAGCAATAAGACAGGCACGACGTTTAATTTACATCACTGGGTGGTCTGTGTACCATAAAGTTAGATTGGTCCGAGATGCTGGATATGCAGCTGACTGCACTCTGGGAGATCTTATCAAGTCCAAGTCACAGGAAGGAGTTCGCGTGCTTCTTCTTGTATGGGATGATCCTACTTCAAGGAACATCTTGGGGAGTGACACGGTACTGTTAGAAGCCTATTCTGATTATACAGCATTCTTCTGTTTTTATTCATTCTTACAATTCTTCAATAAATGTGGATTTCTCATCAAAATAATTTCTGATATGCAGGATGGACTAATGGGAACCCATGATGAGGAGACTCGCCATTTCTTCAGCCACTCGTCTGTGCAAGTTTTGCTTTGTCCTAGAGCTGGTGGAGGACGAGAGAGTTGGGCCAAACAGAGGGTACCATAAAAACTATCATTTTTATTAGCGGCACAGCTACATGTTTATTCGTCCAGTGAGCAAAGATTATTAGTTAACTCAGCATGTCTTCCAAATTTTTTTATCAGGAAACTGAAACAATCTATACACATCATCAGAAGACGGTCATTGTGGATGCTGATGCAGGTAACAGCAGGAGAAAAATCATTGCTTTTCTCGGAGGACTTGATTTATGCGATGGACGATATGATACTCCAAACCACTCCCTCTTTAAGACACTGCAGACGCTGCATAAAGACGATTATCACAATCCTAATTTTACAGTACGTTCAATCCTTTTTCTACAATAATACCGTATATGCTGTTAGAAATGTTCCACCTATTGGGTGGAATTTTGTAAATGAAGTTGAATCTACTTATGGATCTTTTGGCATCAAGTGGAACATCTCTGAGATGTTGTTACAAACATGTAACTTAGGAGAATTCAACATATCTGCTCTGATGGTATTTTTTCTCAAATGTACAGGGTCCTACTGATGGTTGTCCTAGACAACCATGGCATGATATGCACTGCAAAATTGATGGTCCAGCAGCATACGATGTTCTTACCAATTTCGAGCAGCGCTGGTCAGACACTTCCAGGCGTCAGAAGACTAAAAAAGAGATAGAATCGTCTGATGATGCGTTATTGAGGATGGAGAGACTTCCAGATATTGTTGGGATGGATGAAGTTACATTTGTGAGTGAGGATGACCCGGAGACTTGGCATGTTCAAGTAAGCAGCTTGCTGACTAATAGGTTCACCTCTTTAATCTTTCTTGTGCAAGTATTTGATAAATTATGTTTTATGTGTTGGCTTGCCAATGAGCAAAGATTTTCCGTTCAATTGATTCAAACTCGGTGAAAGGGTTTCCAGAGGATCCAAAAGATGCTACAAGCAAGGtgagataaaaaaaattgcaGCGCAAGGGAGAATTTAAAATCTAGCTGAATTATCCATTTCGGCTCCTTTGGCCAAAAAACACAACTCCATCAAAATTGATCTGTTACTACTTGTTCTGTGGCAGAATTTGGTGTGCGGGAAGAATGTATTGATTGATATGAGCATACACTCTGCATATGTTAAGGCCATCAGAGCTGCCCaacatttcatttatcttgagaACCAGTATTTCCTTGGGTCATCGTATAATTGGCCACAAAACAAAGACCTGGGTAAAGAATTTAATCTTTTCAGCTTATGGTTTTAATGAAGTGCCTAAGTTTTAAGCTTTCCATTATTGCATATATGCAGGTGCAAACAACTTGATACCAATGGAAATTGCATTGAAGATTGCCAACAAAATCAGAGCAGGTGAGAGATTTGCTGCCTATATAGTCATTCCAATGTGGCCAGAAGGCGCACCAGCAGGTCCTGCTACACAAAGAATTCTGTTTTGGCAGGTAAGATCCAGCAACTACAGAATTGTGTATTTTTTTCTACAAGTTTCTACTAGATGGTACTTAGAAGTGATATTGTTTATTGAAGGATGTGAATATTTGAGTTTTGCAGCATAAAACAATGCAAATGATGTACAAGATTGTTAGCAAAGCTTTGGAAGAGGTTGGACTTGAGGGTGTTGAGCATCCACAGGACTATTTGAACTTCTTCTGCCTTGGAAATCGCGAGGCTCCAGATGAGAATGATACAAAAGCTCCAGACTGGACTGACATATTTTTCGGGGGAACTCCCCTTGCGCCAAACACTCCTCAAGTATTTCCCTTGAACTCGTAATTAAAATCCTCATCTTTTGGCATTTGTATTTCCTGTCAGCTTGAAATGAGAATGCATTGATATTTTTGACATCTCTTAGGCACTTATGAAGAAAAGCCGACGTTTCATGATATATGTGCATTCAAAAGGCATGATAGTTGATgacgagtttgtgattttggggtCTGCAAACATCAATCAGCGTTCACTGGAGGGCTCCAGAGATACTGAAATTGCAATGGGTGCATACCAACCTCAGCATACTTGGGCAACTAAACAATCTAGTCCCCATGGACAGGTAAGCTTTGATCAGTTACCCACACGCTCTTTTTGCATCATCGAAATGTCACTTTTTACTCAAATGTTGCGGTATCTCATTTAGTTCCCGACTCACCCGTGTCTCTGCAGGTCTATGGTTATAGGATGTCATTGTGGGCAGAACACATTGGAGTTGTAGAGGATTGTTTTGGACAACCAGAGAGCTTAGACTGTGTCAGAAAGGTTAGATCCATAGCAGAATGCAACTGGAAACAGTTTGCAGCGGATGAGGTAACAGAAATGAAAAGTCACCTCCTCAAATACCCGGTACAAGTCGAAACAAATGGTAAAGTGAAACCTATTCCTGGCTGCGAAACTTTTCCTGACCTTGGCGGTAACATCTGTGGCCGTTTCTGTATGATTCAAGAAAATCTTACTACATAAAGCAAAGCATTCGAAGTCAGATAAAATTCTGTATGTCAGGTGTTGGCTATTTTAGCACTTTGTCAAAGGCGAGCTAGGCGCTCCCAAGGCGTACAATTCATGTTGTGGGCGCCTCGCACAACATTGTTGGcactttttcttaattttgaaaTTTGCCTTTTTGGCATTTAAAGTTATGACTTGTATATTGATGATAATGTATTTTATTGTTTGAGAACCGGCACTACGGATTTACGGCCGGCCATCGTATATTTATACGAGGGATTCCCGTCGAAAACCGTAACAAGTGCTGGCCTCACTTAATTTTGTTTTAATTCCTAC
The nucleotide sequence above comes from Papaver somniferum cultivar HN1 chromosome 8, ASM357369v1, whole genome shotgun sequence. Encoded proteins:
- the LOC113304319 gene encoding phospholipase D gamma 1-like, with protein sequence MSNHGSPYPPYGGGDPYRYPPPPPQSQPPNSDPYAPVYPPRPGYPPYQPQPYPYQQPPSAYPPPSSAYPHPPPPSDYQYPPYSSPPPHYYAPNLNPQIHNPYPYPYSYPNPNTVPPPPTQPHLSHQPGLSHQPSLSHHGSFHYVNQHYDNPSGPARLDSFHGYERQESSAPPLPDKDSSSSYYPHLDDALSNMHLSEQHQQPQSSGPPQVSSPPGLSSKPSLQSHSSARYDHRTDMYGYSDNSFSSSHQHRPTGSPHHVYSNSSSFNGSSHYNQNLPIVPANGLQIVPVPSKGGSLKVMLMHGNFDIWVYEARNLPNMDMFHKKITDMFGGFPGKAAKLEGHLTQNKITSDPYVTISVCKSVIGRTYVMSNNENPNWLQHFNVPVAHHAAEVQFAVKDNDVVGSQLIGTVSIPTEQLYYGAKVEGSYPILGSNGKPCKPGAQLRLSIQYIPIDRLTVFSSGVGAGPDYTGVPGTYFPLRKGGKVTLYQDAHVPDGSLPSLKLDHEMHYDHGKCWSDIMTSISQARRLIYITGWSVYHKVVLVRDAAYKADYTLGDLLKDKSQEGVRVLLLVWDDPTSRNILGYNTDGLMATHDEETRRFFKHSSVQVLLCPRSAGKRHSWAKQRETETIYTHHQKTVIVDDDAGNNRRKIVAFIGGLDLCDGRYDTPQHPIFRTLQTLHKDDYHNPTYTGPTTGCPREPWHDMHSKVDGPAAYDILNNFEQRWTKTSKRHGIKKLKKSSDDALLRTERMPDFIGINEIQSFSVDDPESWHVQIFRSIDSNSVKGFPKDPKEATSMNLVCGKNVLIDMSIHSAYVKAIRAAQHFIYIENQYFIGSSYNWAQHKDLGANNLIPMEIALKIANKIRAGQRFAAYIVVPMWPEGVPTSTATQRILFWQHKTMQMMYEIVYKALEEVGLEGVEHPQDYLNFFCLGNREAPDGSDASFGGSPTAANTPQALSRKSRRFMIYVHSKGMIVDDEFVILGSANINQRSMEGTRDTEIAMGAYQPQHTWANKQHSPLGQIYGYRMSLWAEHIGIVEDCFTQPESLDCVRRVRSMAEYNWKQFAADDVTEMRGHLLKYPVEVERRGKVKPIPGCETFPDVGGNICGTFSGIQENLTI
- the LOC113304588 gene encoding phospholipase D beta 1-like → MAPPQWLPFAPRSGSSNALLLHGNLDIWVYEATNLPNIDLCLSKLTDVFGSLPGKRANLGRQITQNKKTSDPYVSVSALTGMLRNLPVNTEKLEQQITQSKITSDSYVTISVSNAAIGRTYVMINNENPNWLQHFNVPVAHYAEEVQFAVKDANTVGSHLIGTVSIPAEQLYEGAKVEGSFPILVIPCLSFCEPKPQLRLSIQYTPLDRLTDFSSGVGAGPDYTGVPCTYFPLRKGGNVILYQDAHVPDGSLPSLKLDHELHYDHGKCWSDIVTAIRQARRLIYITGWSVYHKVRLVRDAGYAADCTLGDLIKSKSQEGVRVLLLVWDDPTSRNILGSDTDGLMGTHDEETRHFFSHSSVQVLLCPRAGGGRESWAKQRETETIYTHHQKTVIVDADAGNSRRKIIAFLGGLDLCDGRYDTPNHSLFKTLQTLHKDDYHNPNFTGPTDGCPRQPWHDMHCKIDGPAAYDVLTNFEQRWSDTSRRQKTKKEIESSDDALLRMERLPDIVGMDEVTFVSEDDPETWHVQIFRSIDSNSVKGFPEDPKDATSKNLVCGKNVLIDMSIHSAYVKAIRAAQHFIYLENQYFLGSSYNWPQNKDLGANNLIPMEIALKIANKIRAGERFAAYIVIPMWPEGAPAGPATQRILFWQHKTMQMMYKIVSKALEEVGLEGVEHPQDYLNFFCLGNREAPDENDTKAPDWTDIFFGGTPLAPNTPQALMKKSRRFMIYVHSKGMIVDDEFVILGSANINQRSLEGSRDTEIAMGAYQPQHTWATKQSSPHGQVYGYRMSLWAEHIGVVEDCFGQPESLDCVRKVRSIAECNWKQFAADEVTEMKSHLLKYPVQVETNGKVKPIPGCETFPDLGGNICGRFCMIQENLTT